One window of the Tetragenococcus koreensis genome contains the following:
- the udk gene encoding uridine kinase, with translation MAKHKPIIIGVTGGSGSGKTSVSHAILDRFPNHSITMLEHDSYYKDQSDLPFEERLKTNYDHPFAFDTDLLIEHLNKLLHYETIQKPVYDYVAHTRSNKIEVQEPKEVIILEGILILADERLRNMMDIKVYVDTDDDIRIIRRIKRDIEERGRTLDSVINQYLSVVKPMYHQFVEPTKRYADVVVPEGGQNHVAIDLINTKISTILGE, from the coding sequence ATGGCAAAGCATAAACCGATTATTATTGGGGTGACAGGAGGTTCTGGTAGCGGAAAAACAAGCGTTAGTCATGCAATTTTAGATCGTTTTCCTAATCATTCAATTACGATGCTTGAACATGATTCTTATTATAAAGACCAAAGTGATCTTCCCTTTGAAGAAAGGCTGAAAACCAATTACGATCACCCATTTGCGTTTGACACCGACTTATTGATCGAACATTTAAATAAATTATTGCATTATGAAACGATCCAAAAGCCTGTCTATGATTACGTAGCTCATACACGTAGCAATAAAATTGAAGTTCAGGAGCCTAAAGAAGTCATTATTCTAGAAGGTATTTTAATTTTAGCGGATGAACGTTTACGTAATATGATGGATATCAAAGTTTATGTAGATACGGATGATGATATTCGGATTATTCGTCGTATTAAACGTGACATAGAAGAAAGAGGACGGACTCTTGATTCGGTAATCAATCAGTATTTATCTGTTGTCAAACCAATGTATCATCAATTTGTTGAACCGACCAAACGCTATGCAGATGTGGTAGTTCCTGAAGGTGGACAAAATCATGTAGCAATTGATTTGATCAATACAAAAATTAGTACGATTTTAGGGGAATAA
- a CDS encoding YjjG family noncanonical pyrimidine nucleotidase, with translation MRYKNLLFDVDNTLLDFHDAEQQALKALFNELGVPLTPENETLYKTINQKRWEEHEKGNLTSDEVVNGRFGLFFERLGKKVDSVKTEQRYRQFLNQGHKRIGNSLEIIRDLSAKADLYVVTNGLANTQFQRLTDAKLYPYFKDIFISEQAGFQKPMIEFFDYVFTQAPHLQKEETVIIGDSLTSDIQGGKNAGIDTIWFNPIAAAADAKIKPTFQISRLEDIYDVLASPQ, from the coding sequence ATGCGCTATAAAAATTTATTATTTGATGTAGATAATACGTTACTAGATTTTCATGATGCAGAACAACAAGCACTAAAAGCCTTATTTAACGAATTAGGTGTGCCATTGACACCAGAAAATGAAACTTTGTATAAAACAATCAACCAAAAGCGTTGGGAAGAACATGAAAAAGGGAATTTGACTTCTGATGAAGTGGTTAACGGTCGCTTTGGTCTTTTTTTTGAACGTTTGGGTAAAAAAGTAGATAGTGTAAAAACAGAGCAAAGATACCGACAATTTTTGAATCAAGGACATAAAAGAATTGGCAATAGCTTAGAAATTATTCGTGATTTATCGGCTAAAGCTGATTTGTATGTGGTAACAAATGGCTTAGCAAATACCCAATTCCAACGTTTAACCGATGCTAAACTATATCCTTATTTCAAAGATATTTTCATTTCTGAACAAGCCGGTTTCCAAAAACCTATGATTGAATTTTTTGATTATGTCTTTACTCAGGCACCTCATCTACAAAAAGAAGAGACAGTAATTATCGGTGATTCTTTGACATCAGATATTCAAGGCGGAAAAAATGCAGGGATCGATACGATCTGGTTTAATCCAATTGCTGCTGCGGCGGATGCCAAAATAAAACCGACTTTTCAAATTTCTCGCCTAGAAGATATTTATGACGTATTAGCCAGCCCACAATAA
- a CDS encoding 50S ribosomal protein L25/general stress protein Ctc: MAVSLEVEKRAVRPRSIRNKLRHEGRVPAVVNGYKIESTTISVDAQELDRVLRENGLNSVITMNIDGKKVNTLVQNYSSDTFTQHIIHVEFLSVNMSEEQEVDAEIVLVGESSGVKSGGVLTQTLYSATVSATPDKLPENIEVDVSALEIGDSINISDIPVSKDYTIVNEAEEQVAAVNEPEIEEEPEEEAEEAEPEVIGESEEDSEE, translated from the coding sequence ATGGCAGTCTCATTAGAAGTAGAAAAAAGAGCCGTTCGTCCACGTTCAATTAGAAACAAATTGCGTCACGAAGGAAGAGTTCCGGCAGTTGTCAATGGTTACAAAATTGAAAGTACCACCATTTCTGTTGACGCTCAAGAATTAGACAGAGTTTTACGTGAAAACGGACTAAACTCAGTTATCACGATGAATATCGATGGTAAAAAAGTGAATACTTTAGTTCAAAATTATTCATCAGATACATTCACACAACACATCATCCATGTTGAGTTCTTATCTGTAAACATGTCAGAAGAACAAGAAGTAGATGCAGAAATCGTTCTTGTCGGCGAATCAAGTGGTGTAAAATCAGGCGGTGTCCTTACTCAAACATTATACAGTGCTACCGTTTCAGCTACGCCAGATAAATTACCTGAAAATATCGAAGTAGATGTCTCTGCTTTAGAAATTGGTGATTCTATCAACATTAGCGACATTCCAGTGTCAAAAGACTACACTATTGTCAACGAAGCAGAAGAACAAGTAGCTGCTGTTAATGAACCAGAAATTGAAGAAGAACCAGAAGAAGAAGCTGAAGAAGCTGAACCAGAAGTAATCGGTGAAAGCGAAGAAGATTCAGAAGAATAA
- a CDS encoding glycine cleavage system protein H, which translates to MKKQCLKKVDNLWVLHNGKEYVVGLTNEAQDELGKISFASLPKVGQTYKKGDTLIELEAEKAISEFASPLSGIVSSINEKVDENVDVLNDEDELNAWIVSLKDVEQTEFESL; encoded by the coding sequence ATGAAAAAACAATGTTTAAAAAAAGTCGATAATTTATGGGTGCTACATAATGGAAAAGAATATGTTGTAGGTCTGACAAATGAAGCTCAAGATGAACTAGGAAAAATTTCATTTGCTTCACTTCCAAAAGTTGGGCAAACCTATAAAAAAGGGGATACTTTGATCGAACTTGAAGCAGAAAAAGCAATTAGTGAATTTGCCAGCCCTTTATCGGGGATCGTTTCTTCGATCAATGAAAAGGTTGATGAAAATGTAGATGTGTTAAATGATGAAGATGAGCTGAATGCTTGGATTGTTAGCTTGAAAGATGTAGAGCAAACCGAATTTGAATCACTTTAA
- a CDS encoding arsenate reductase family protein, with the protein MLRLYWYPKCSTCKNAQKWLEEQGKDVEFVDMIKEVPSKEKLEKWVKESGLPVRRFFNTSGQKYRALGLKDKVDGYTLEEACQVLSTDGMLIKRPILVDNEDHFLTIGFHENDYEGVFAS; encoded by the coding sequence ATGCTAAGATTATACTGGTACCCTAAATGTAGTACCTGTAAGAATGCCCAAAAATGGTTAGAAGAACAGGGAAAAGACGTTGAATTTGTTGATATGATTAAAGAAGTTCCTAGCAAAGAAAAATTAGAAAAATGGGTTAAAGAAAGCGGCTTACCGGTTCGGCGCTTCTTTAATACCAGCGGACAAAAATATCGTGCGTTAGGCTTGAAAGATAAAGTAGACGGGTATACACTTGAGGAAGCTTGTCAGGTACTCTCAACAGATGGTATGTTGATTAAGCGTCCGATTTTAGTTGATAATGAGGATCATTTTTTAACAATCGGGTTCCATGAGAATGATTATGAAGGAGTATTCGCATCATGA
- a CDS encoding FtsW/RodA/SpoVE family cell cycle protein, whose amino-acid sequence MEKRNLFKNDNKIDYGVILPVFLLCLIGLASLYVASYHDPLGNTNPWGDVFQQLIWYIVGIVAVICIMHIKSKWLWLMAKYVYAAGLVVMALLVQFYDPAMQRATGSKNWFSLGPITVQPAELMKIAIILMLAMVVTKHNANYQVRNLKTDGILIAKMLAVVAPVLILITLQDDFGTMLVFLAIFGGIFLMSGISWKIILPVVAVFLVISVGTIVLVLNDGGREFLSNIGLFSDYQFARIDSWLDPFHDVQGDSMQVASALMAIGSGGLFGKGFNTSEIAVQVRESDMIFSVIGENFGFVGSAFVVLLYFILIYRMIRVCFDTNNEFYSYIATGIIMMILFHVFENIGANIGLLPLTGIPLPFISQGGSALLSNMMGVGLILAMRYQAANED is encoded by the coding sequence ATGGAAAAAAGGAACCTTTTTAAAAATGACAACAAAATCGATTATGGCGTAATTCTACCTGTCTTTTTATTATGTTTAATAGGCTTAGCTTCTTTGTATGTTGCGTCTTATCATGACCCGTTAGGAAATACCAACCCTTGGGGTGACGTATTTCAACAGTTAATTTGGTACATTGTTGGAATTGTTGCAGTGATTTGTATTATGCATATCAAGTCAAAGTGGCTTTGGTTGATGGCCAAATACGTATATGCAGCAGGGCTAGTTGTGATGGCATTATTAGTACAATTTTATGATCCAGCTATGCAAAGAGCTACTGGTTCTAAAAACTGGTTTAGTTTAGGTCCTATTACTGTACAACCAGCAGAATTAATGAAGATTGCGATAATTTTAATGCTGGCAATGGTGGTTACTAAACATAATGCTAACTATCAAGTTCGCAATTTAAAGACAGATGGTATTTTGATTGCAAAAATGCTAGCAGTTGTGGCGCCTGTGCTAATTTTAATTACATTACAAGATGATTTTGGAACGATGTTGGTCTTTTTAGCAATTTTTGGTGGTATATTCCTGATGTCTGGAATTTCATGGAAGATTATTTTACCCGTAGTTGCTGTGTTTTTAGTGATCAGTGTGGGGACGATTGTCTTAGTTTTAAATGACGGCGGGCGAGAATTTCTTTCCAATATTGGCCTGTTTTCTGATTATCAATTTGCGCGGATTGATTCCTGGTTAGATCCGTTTCATGACGTTCAAGGGGATTCTATGCAAGTGGCATCGGCTTTAATGGCTATTGGTTCCGGCGGTTTATTTGGTAAGGGATTTAATACTAGTGAAATTGCCGTACAAGTACGCGAATCTGATATGATCTTTTCAGTTATCGGGGAAAACTTTGGTTTTGTTGGTAGTGCATTTGTAGTCTTATTGTATTTTATTTTGATCTATCGGATGATTCGTGTTTGTTTTGATACAAATAATGAATTTTATTCCTATATTGCAACGGGCATTATTATGATGATTTTGTTCCATGTGTTTGAAAACATTGGAGCTAACATCGGTTTGTTACCTTTAACTGGGATTCCTCTTCCGTTTATTAGTCAGGGTGGTTCGGCGCTTTTGAGTAATATGATGGGTGTAGGTTTGATTTTAGCCATGCGTTATCAAGCTGCCAATGAGGATTGA
- a CDS encoding DUF3021 family protein: MQLLLKGLLRGSIPLVMMSLIALVLYIQERNIEARGTFISAWIAFWVSAATIIYQMDSWSLTKQTLIHCFVMLLTVFPILVFSGWFPVDTWSDIVRVFLFFLLVGFILWILAAIFRKIFHF; this comes from the coding sequence ATGCAATTATTATTGAAAGGATTGTTGCGTGGAAGTATTCCTCTTGTAATGATGTCACTTATTGCGCTTGTTTTGTATATACAAGAAAGAAATATCGAAGCCAGAGGCACGTTTATTTCTGCTTGGATTGCTTTTTGGGTTAGCGCGGCAACGATCATTTATCAAATGGATTCTTGGAGTCTGACAAAGCAAACTCTGATTCATTGTTTTGTCATGTTGCTAACTGTGTTTCCTATTTTAGTATTTAGCGGTTGGTTTCCTGTTGATACTTGGAGCGATATCGTGCGAGTTTTTCTTTTTTTCTTGTTAGTGGGTTTTATCCTATGGATACTGGCTGCTATTTTTCGAAAAATTTTTCATTTTTAA
- the upp gene encoding uracil phosphoribosyltransferase → MGKFQVIDHPLIQHKLTIIREKECGTKVFREVVDELAMLMAYEISRDMPTENIEIETPIQLTTQKTLAGKKVAIVPILRAGLGMVDGILQLIPAAKVGHVGLYRDEETLEPHEYFVKMPEDIDSRQLLVVDPMLATGGSAIMAIDSLKKRGASNIKFVCIVSAPEGVKALQEAHPDVDIYTAALDDYLNEDGYIVPGLGDAGDRLFGTK, encoded by the coding sequence ATGGGAAAATTTCAAGTGATCGATCATCCGTTAATTCAACATAAGTTGACCATTATTCGGGAAAAAGAGTGCGGAACAAAAGTTTTTCGTGAGGTGGTTGATGAGCTCGCTATGCTGATGGCTTACGAAATCTCTCGTGATATGCCAACTGAAAATATCGAGATTGAAACTCCTATCCAACTGACGACACAAAAAACATTGGCTGGCAAAAAAGTAGCTATTGTCCCAATCTTGCGCGCTGGCTTAGGTATGGTCGATGGAATCTTACAACTCATTCCAGCTGCTAAAGTTGGCCATGTTGGTTTGTATCGTGATGAAGAAACCTTAGAACCGCATGAATATTTTGTGAAAATGCCAGAAGATATTGATAGTCGTCAACTACTAGTGGTTGACCCCATGCTTGCAACCGGTGGATCAGCGATTATGGCAATTGATTCATTGAAAAAACGGGGCGCTTCTAATATTAAATTTGTTTGTATCGTTTCTGCTCCAGAAGGTGTTAAAGCCTTGCAAGAAGCTCATCCTGATGTAGATATCTATACAGCTGCGCTAGACGACTACTTAAACGAAGATGGATATATCGTTCCAGGCCTAGGCGATGCTGGCGATCGTTTGTTTGGTACAAAATAA
- the glyA gene encoding serine hydroxymethyltransferase: MAIKDFDLEIGTAIEDEANRQQNNLELIASENIVSKTVMEAQGSILTNKYAEGYPGRRYYGGCEFIDVIENLAIERAKKIFGAKFANVQPHSGSQANTAAYLSLIEEGDTVLGMDLSAGGHLTHGSPVNFSGKTYHFVSYGVDPKTEMIDIDNVRALAHKHQPKLIVAGASAYSRMIDFAAFKEIADEVDAKLMVDMAHIAGLVASGLHPSPIPYADITTTTTHKTLRGPRGGMILTNDEALAKKVNSNVFPGIQGGPLEHVIAGKAVAFNEALDPSFKSYSQQVLKNAKAMEKVFNQAENIRLVSGATDNHLLLVDVTDYDMTGKEAEKLLDSVHITVNKNAIPFEKLSPFKTSGIRVGTPAITSRGFNESEAAEVAHLIIKVLENKENQAVLDEVKASVQALTDAHPLYTA, translated from the coding sequence ATGGCTATAAAAGATTTTGATTTAGAAATCGGTACTGCGATTGAAGATGAAGCTAACCGTCAGCAAAATAATTTAGAATTGATTGCCTCAGAAAATATCGTCTCAAAAACAGTGATGGAAGCTCAAGGCAGCATTTTAACAAACAAATATGCAGAAGGCTATCCTGGACGTCGTTATTACGGTGGATGTGAATTTATAGATGTTATCGAAAATTTAGCGATTGAACGTGCTAAAAAAATATTCGGCGCTAAATTCGCTAATGTTCAGCCACATTCCGGTTCACAAGCGAACACGGCAGCTTATTTATCCTTGATTGAAGAAGGAGATACTGTTCTAGGGATGGACTTATCTGCAGGTGGTCACCTGACACATGGATCTCCAGTAAATTTTAGTGGTAAAACCTACCATTTTGTCAGCTATGGCGTTGATCCTAAAACAGAAATGATCGATATTGACAATGTGCGTGCTTTAGCCCACAAACATCAACCAAAACTTATTGTTGCCGGAGCAAGTGCTTATTCTCGCATGATTGATTTTGCTGCATTTAAAGAAATTGCAGATGAAGTTGATGCCAAACTAATGGTTGACATGGCGCATATTGCAGGACTAGTTGCTAGCGGCCTTCACCCAAGCCCAATTCCTTATGCGGATATTACGACGACAACGACACATAAAACGTTGCGCGGTCCTCGTGGCGGGATGATTCTGACTAATGACGAAGCGTTAGCTAAAAAGGTAAACAGTAATGTATTTCCAGGAATTCAAGGAGGACCTTTGGAACATGTGATTGCAGGAAAAGCAGTTGCTTTCAATGAAGCGTTAGATCCTAGTTTTAAATCATATAGTCAACAAGTCCTCAAGAATGCAAAAGCGATGGAAAAAGTATTTAATCAAGCTGAAAATATTCGACTGGTTTCCGGTGCCACTGACAATCATCTACTTTTAGTCGATGTCACAGATTACGATATGACCGGAAAAGAAGCGGAGAAACTTTTAGATTCTGTTCATATTACGGTCAATAAAAATGCGATTCCCTTTGAAAAATTGAGCCCATTTAAAACAAGTGGTATTCGTGTAGGAACTCCTGCGATCACTAGTCGTGGGTTTAATGAAAGTGAAGCTGCGGAAGTGGCACACTTGATTATAAAAGTCTTGGAAAACAAAGAAAATCAAGCTGTCCTTGACGAAGTAAAAGCTTCAGTCCAAGCGTTGACCGATGCTCATCCACTTTATACGGCTTAG
- a CDS encoding L-threonylcarbamoyladenylate synthase, whose translation METRRWTVSEIDEAAQILKEGGLVAFPTETVYGLGANAMISCSVRRVFDVKGRPSDNPLIVHVSSFEQVKDYVTDFHPYAQKLVDMYWPGPLTLVCKVKPDLFAKEVSAGLPTVSFRMPDDEDTLLLLKKAGVPAVGPSANTSGKPSPTTYEHVYHDLHGKIEGILDDGSTKIGVESTVLDISDPEQAPMILRPGAITKEQIKQDLGIEVSYDRHLLKTSEAPKSPGMKYKHYAPDTEVLMVKEQDWPAAITWVKENHLCAGVLAGPAVCDKVRADTAATFSYNGNSVAAATKGLYAGLRALDETQLRLDVILAAAFPEEDLGVAYMNRLKKAASQKYFEG comes from the coding sequence GTGGAAACAAGACGATGGACAGTAAGCGAAATAGATGAAGCTGCACAGATTTTAAAAGAAGGTGGTTTGGTAGCTTTTCCCACCGAGACCGTGTACGGTTTAGGCGCAAATGCGATGATATCATGCTCAGTTCGTCGTGTGTTTGATGTAAAGGGACGGCCTAGTGATAATCCGTTGATTGTTCATGTTAGTAGTTTTGAACAAGTCAAAGATTACGTGACCGACTTTCATCCTTATGCACAAAAACTAGTGGATATGTATTGGCCAGGTCCATTAACGTTGGTATGCAAGGTGAAACCAGACCTATTTGCTAAAGAGGTCTCTGCCGGATTGCCTACGGTTTCATTTCGTATGCCGGATGATGAAGATACCTTACTATTACTTAAAAAGGCGGGGGTACCCGCAGTAGGTCCGAGCGCTAATACCTCGGGAAAACCTAGCCCTACAACTTATGAACATGTTTACCACGATTTGCATGGTAAAATTGAGGGGATTTTAGACGATGGTTCTACTAAGATTGGGGTAGAATCTACCGTGTTAGATATCAGTGACCCCGAGCAAGCACCTATGATTTTACGTCCGGGCGCCATTACTAAAGAACAAATTAAACAAGACTTAGGAATTGAAGTTAGCTATGATAGACACTTGTTAAAAACCTCCGAAGCACCAAAATCTCCTGGTATGAAGTATAAGCATTATGCACCGGACACGGAAGTTTTAATGGTCAAAGAACAAGATTGGCCAGCTGCAATTACCTGGGTAAAAGAGAATCACCTATGTGCAGGCGTATTGGCTGGACCAGCTGTGTGCGATAAAGTCCGTGCGGATACAGCAGCGACTTTTTCTTATAATGGCAATAGTGTAGCAGCAGCGACGAAAGGATTATATGCTGGTTTGCGAGCATTAGATGAAACTCAGCTGCGCTTAGACGTTATTTTGGCAGCAGCTTTCCCAGAAGAAGATTTGGGTGTGGCTTATATGAACCGTTTGAAGAAGGCTGCGTCGCAAAAGTATTTTGAAGGTTAA
- the prmC gene encoding peptide chain release factor N(5)-glutamine methyltransferase, producing the protein MVNKTYQEVLSWASSFLEAREKEGYAILYVFLARKNWTKTDWLLHMKDIMPQNEYEQLQSDLTQLLDDYPPQYLLGYEEFFGRRFKVNTATLIPRPETEELVDWCLQATVNQKNEKLHVVDVGTGTGAIAATLKLERPAWQVDAVDISEEALEIAQMNSHLLEANVRFYLGNTLEPIDQPIDILIANPPYISQDEWSLMDLSVRQYEPQIALFAENNGLAIYQKIAQQAQEKLVKQGMIFLEIGFNQGKAVEKIFQKSFPQKKVQRKKDLSGNDRMLAVY; encoded by the coding sequence ATGGTTAATAAAACTTATCAAGAAGTCCTGTCATGGGCTTCTTCTTTTTTAGAAGCGCGGGAAAAAGAGGGATATGCGATTCTCTATGTTTTTTTAGCGCGCAAAAATTGGACAAAAACCGATTGGTTATTGCATATGAAAGATATCATGCCCCAAAATGAATATGAGCAATTACAAAGCGACTTAACTCAGTTATTAGATGATTATCCCCCACAATATTTATTAGGCTATGAAGAATTTTTTGGGCGTCGTTTCAAGGTCAATACAGCGACGTTGATCCCCCGTCCTGAAACCGAAGAATTAGTTGACTGGTGTTTGCAAGCTACTGTCAATCAAAAAAACGAAAAGCTTCATGTGGTGGATGTAGGAACAGGTACGGGCGCTATTGCGGCTACCCTAAAATTAGAACGACCTGCTTGGCAGGTAGACGCAGTAGATATTTCCGAAGAAGCTCTTGAAATCGCGCAAATGAATAGCCATTTGTTAGAAGCAAATGTAAGATTTTACCTAGGGAATACCTTAGAGCCTATCGATCAGCCTATCGATATTTTGATTGCTAATCCGCCTTATATTAGTCAAGATGAGTGGTCATTAATGGATTTAAGCGTTCGTCAATATGAACCTCAAATTGCTTTATTTGCTGAAAATAATGGATTAGCGATCTATCAAAAGATTGCTCAGCAAGCACAGGAAAAACTAGTTAAGCAAGGGATGATTTTTTTAGAAATTGGTTTTAACCAAGGTAAAGCGGTAGAAAAAATTTTTCAAAAAAGTTTCCCTCAAAAAAAAGTTCAGCGTAAAAAAGATTTATCGGGAAACGATCGGATGTTAGCTGTGTATTAG
- the prfA gene encoding peptide chain release factor 1 produces the protein MYYDQLQKIEDRYQELGELMSDPDVIADTNRFMKLSKEEADLRETVQVYQRYKKVEEDISEDEEMLSENLDEEMSDLAKEELTELKKEKEELEDQIKILLLPKDPNDDKNIIMEIRGAAGGDEAALFAGDLFNMYQHYAESQGWKVEVMDANITGIGGYKEVIMMITGDRVYSKLKYESGAHRVQRVPETESQGRVHTSTATVVVMPEAEEVELNIDDKEIRTDIYHASGAGGQHVNKTASAVRLTHIPTGIVVAMQDERSQIKNREKAMKVLRARVYDKYQQEAQSEYDASRKSAVGTGDRSERIRTYNFPQNRVTDHRINLTIQQLDKILSGELDEIIDALVLYDQTSKLEELQNG, from the coding sequence GTGTATTACGATCAATTACAGAAAATTGAAGATCGCTATCAAGAGTTAGGCGAATTAATGAGTGATCCCGATGTGATCGCAGATACAAATCGTTTTATGAAGTTGTCTAAGGAAGAAGCGGACCTACGTGAAACGGTGCAAGTTTATCAACGTTATAAAAAAGTAGAAGAAGACATTAGCGAAGATGAAGAAATGTTAAGCGAAAACTTGGATGAAGAAATGTCAGATCTAGCTAAAGAAGAACTAACAGAGCTGAAGAAAGAAAAAGAAGAATTAGAAGATCAAATCAAAATTTTATTACTACCTAAAGACCCCAACGATGATAAAAATATTATCATGGAAATTCGGGGAGCAGCTGGTGGTGATGAAGCCGCATTATTTGCTGGTGATTTATTCAATATGTATCAACATTATGCGGAATCACAAGGTTGGAAGGTTGAAGTGATGGACGCCAATATTACAGGAATTGGTGGCTATAAAGAAGTGATTATGATGATTACTGGCGATAGAGTCTATTCGAAGTTAAAATATGAAAGTGGCGCCCATCGTGTACAGCGTGTGCCAGAAACCGAATCACAAGGACGTGTACACACTTCAACTGCAACTGTAGTCGTTATGCCTGAAGCTGAAGAAGTAGAGTTAAATATTGATGATAAAGAGATCCGGACTGACATTTACCATGCGTCTGGCGCTGGTGGACAACACGTAAATAAGACGGCCTCTGCTGTGCGTTTAACCCATATTCCTACGGGAATTGTGGTTGCTATGCAAGATGAACGTTCACAAATTAAAAACCGCGAAAAAGCAATGAAAGTTTTGCGTGCGCGCGTTTATGATAAATATCAACAAGAAGCACAAAGTGAATATGATGCCAGTCGAAAATCAGCAGTGGGTACTGGCGATCGTTCAGAACGAATTCGTACGTACAATTTCCCGCAAAACCGTGTGACAGACCACCGAATTAATTTGACAATTCAACAGTTAGATAAAATTTTAAGTGGTGAACTAGACGAAATTATCGATGCTTTAGTTTTATACGATCAAACTTCGAAATTGGAAGAGCTGCAAAATGGTTAA
- a CDS encoding thymidine kinase: MAQLFFKYGAMNSGKSIEILKVAHNYEEQEKPVVLMTSGLDTRAGVGQVASRIGLEEKALPIFSETNVYEVIEQLEFKPYCILIDESQFLKKHHVLEFTRIVDELKIPVMAFGLKNDFRNELFEGSKYLLLYADKIEEMKTICWFCHKKAIMNLHFIDGKPVYEGEQVQIGGNDAYYPVCRHHYFHPEI; the protein is encoded by the coding sequence ATGGCACAATTATTTTTTAAATATGGCGCAATGAATAGTGGTAAATCAATTGAGATCTTAAAAGTTGCCCACAATTATGAAGAACAAGAAAAGCCTGTGGTCTTGATGACAAGCGGGCTAGATACACGAGCAGGTGTTGGACAGGTGGCCAGCCGAATTGGTTTAGAAGAAAAGGCACTACCGATATTTTCAGAAACGAATGTTTATGAGGTTATTGAACAATTAGAGTTCAAGCCGTATTGTATACTTATCGATGAATCTCAATTTTTGAAAAAACATCATGTTTTGGAATTCACGCGTATCGTGGATGAGTTGAAGATTCCCGTTATGGCTTTTGGCTTAAAAAATGATTTTCGTAATGAATTATTTGAAGGGTCAAAGTATTTATTATTATATGCGGATAAAATTGAAGAAATGAAAACTATTTGCTGGTTTTGCCATAAAAAAGCAATCATGAATTTACATTTTATCGATGGAAAGCCAGTGTATGAAGGAGAACAGGTGCAAATTGGCGGCAATGATGCCTATTATCCAGTTTGTCGTCATCATTATTTTCACCCAGAAATTTAG
- a CDS encoding GNAT family N-acetyltransferase, translated as MIEIQANKKITAEELITVFMSSGINRPVHDQARMKRMLDNANILYTAWDSAKLVGVLRGVSDMSYCTFVSDLAVLKNYQGQGIGAKLLAALRENQGENISTVLISAPSATHFYPKVGFEQVDQAFKQQRRY; from the coding sequence ATGATAGAAATTCAAGCAAATAAAAAAATCACGGCAGAAGAATTAATCACGGTGTTTATGAGTTCTGGCATCAATCGTCCCGTTCATGATCAAGCAAGAATGAAACGTATGCTAGATAATGCCAATATTTTGTATACAGCTTGGGATAGCGCTAAGTTGGTGGGCGTACTACGGGGTGTTTCTGATATGTCTTATTGCACATTTGTCTCTGACTTAGCTGTTTTGAAAAACTATCAAGGCCAAGGGATTGGTGCCAAACTGTTAGCTGCTTTAAGAGAGAACCAAGGAGAAAACATTTCGACAGTACTCATATCTGCGCCTAGTGCGACCCATTTTTATCCTAAAGTAGGATTTGAACAAGTAGACCAGGCTTTTAAACAGCAAAGACGCTATTAG